In the Leifsonia sp. 466MF genome, one interval contains:
- a CDS encoding citrate synthase translates to MSGLGTESTGTEKAVAEAELATASLTYPGGVAEFPIRPSVDGASSIDFSTLTKQTGLTSLDYGFVNTAATRSSITYIDGEQGILRYRGYPIEQLAENSTFLEVAWLLIHGELPSTSELAEFDERIRRHTLLHEDLRRFFDALPHDAHPMSVLSSAVSALSTFYQDSLSVHDPEQIELSTIRLLAKLPVIAAYAHKKSLGQAFLYPDNSLSFVDNFLRLNFGTLAEPYEVNPVLSRALERLLILHEDHEQNASTSTVRLVGSTQANLFASVSAGINALYGPLHGGANEAVLQMLAGIRDSGESVQKFVERVKNKESGVKLMGFGHRVYKNFDPRAKLVKQSADEVLEALGVHDPLLDIAKELEEVALADQYFVDRKLYPNVDFYTGVIYKAMGFPTRMFTVLFAIGRLPGWIAHWREMNLDPQTKIGRPQQLYVGSPERDLGR, encoded by the coding sequence GTGAGCGGACTCGGCACCGAGAGCACTGGCACCGAGAAGGCCGTAGCGGAGGCCGAACTCGCGACGGCCTCTCTGACCTATCCGGGCGGTGTCGCCGAGTTCCCGATCCGGCCGAGCGTCGACGGGGCCTCGAGCATCGACTTCTCGACGCTGACGAAGCAGACCGGGCTGACCAGCCTGGACTACGGCTTCGTGAACACCGCCGCCACGCGCTCGTCGATCACGTACATCGACGGCGAGCAGGGCATCCTGCGCTACCGCGGCTACCCGATCGAGCAGCTCGCCGAGAACTCCACGTTCCTCGAGGTGGCGTGGCTGCTCATCCACGGCGAGCTGCCGTCGACGTCGGAGCTCGCGGAGTTCGACGAGCGCATCCGCCGGCACACCCTGCTGCACGAGGACCTGCGCCGCTTCTTCGACGCCCTCCCGCACGACGCGCACCCGATGTCGGTGCTGTCGAGCGCGGTGTCGGCGCTGTCGACCTTCTACCAGGACTCGCTGAGCGTCCACGACCCGGAGCAGATCGAGCTCTCGACCATCCGTCTTCTCGCGAAGCTCCCGGTGATCGCCGCCTATGCGCACAAGAAGAGCCTGGGCCAGGCATTCCTGTACCCGGACAACTCGCTGAGCTTCGTGGACAACTTCCTGCGCCTCAACTTCGGCACCCTCGCGGAGCCGTACGAGGTGAACCCGGTGCTGTCGCGGGCGCTCGAGCGCCTGCTCATCCTGCACGAGGACCACGAGCAGAACGCGTCCACCTCGACCGTCCGTCTGGTCGGGTCGACGCAGGCCAACCTGTTCGCCTCCGTCTCCGCCGGCATCAACGCCCTCTACGGCCCGCTGCACGGCGGAGCGAACGAGGCCGTTCTGCAGATGCTCGCCGGCATCCGTGACTCGGGCGAGAGCGTCCAGAAGTTCGTCGAGCGCGTCAAGAACAAGGAGTCCGGCGTCAAGCTGATGGGCTTCGGTCACCGCGTCTACAAGAACTTCGACCCCCGCGCCAAGCTCGTGAAGCAGTCTGCCGACGAGGTGCTCGAGGCGCTCGGCGTGCACGATCCGCTCCTCGACATCGCGAAGGAGCTGGAAGAGGTCGCGCTGGCCGACCAGTACTTCGTCGACCGCAAGCTGTACCCGAACGTCGACTTCTACACGGGCGTCATCTACAAGGCGATGGGCTTCCCGACGCGGATGTTCACCGTGCTCTTCGCGATCGGCCGCCTGCCGGGCTGGATCGCGCACTGGCGCGAGATGAACCTCGACCCGCAGACGAAGATCGGCCGCCCGCAGCAGCTGTACGTCGGCTCGCCGGAGCGCGATCTCGGCCGCTGA
- a CDS encoding penicillin acylase family protein, translated as MGDDTPRLRRHHRVLRVIGGVLAVLLVLVVVAGGIGVWTITRSFPQTAGSVDVPGLTKPVTVYRDDAGVPQLSASTADDLFRAQGYVHAQDRFWEMDFRRHVTAGRLSEMFGASQVPTDTFIRTLGWRRVAEQEVKLLDPTSLRYYQDYADGVNAYLKQRSGAGLSLEYAILGLQNPSYKPEPWTPADSIAWLKAMAWDLRSNLEDEIDRALLATKLKPEQVAELHPGYPYTGHPTITDLGGGNPRTVTPDAEAGAAGAADQSSADASAPAPTAYASQLEQVAASVDSLPQLMGPAGDGIGSNSWVIGGAHTASGKPLLANDPHLGAALPSVWYQMGLHCTTVGPECPFDVSGFSFSGFPGIIIGHNDRISWGFTNLGPDVADLFVEKVTGDTYEYDGRQVPLEKRTERIRVAGGKDVTITVRSTRHGPIVTDIGDAYAVIAKDQAGKLGVPAQQFQLSLAWTALTPGTTANAIFAFDTARDWPSFRAAAQQFQVPSQNLVYADVDGNIGYQAPGLIPVRSGGDGTMPMPGWSSGYGWTGTIPFEELPSVFDPPAGYIVTANNAAVGPGFPRLITADWDQGYRANQIEVRLSALMAQGKKLTSKDMSDIQADTYDANAANLVPVIRAVAEKPDASADVQQAARLLADWDYRDDADSAAAAYFAVFWRELLHDMFARKIPAATAPTGGDRWFTVVASLLGQPESSWWADSDLGTSDRDSMIAYAAGQAWKETAHQLGGDVSSWRWDRLHTLTLKNASLGESGIAPIEALLNRGPWHVGGGSSVVDAAGWDATVGFAVQRVPSMRMVVDLSDFDKSTWINLTGASGHAFDAHYTDQTDLWAVGKTRPWPFTPAAVKKAADQTLTLRPAR; from the coding sequence GTGGGCGACGACACCCCCCGACTGAGGCGGCACCATCGGGTCCTGAGGGTGATCGGCGGCGTGCTCGCCGTCCTCCTGGTGCTGGTCGTCGTCGCCGGGGGCATCGGCGTGTGGACGATCACGCGCTCGTTCCCGCAGACCGCCGGGTCGGTGGATGTCCCGGGCCTCACGAAGCCGGTCACGGTGTACCGCGACGACGCCGGCGTGCCGCAGCTGTCCGCATCCACCGCCGACGATCTCTTCCGCGCGCAGGGGTACGTGCACGCGCAGGACCGCTTCTGGGAGATGGACTTCCGCCGTCACGTCACCGCGGGCCGGCTGTCGGAGATGTTCGGCGCGAGCCAGGTGCCGACCGACACCTTCATTCGCACGCTCGGCTGGCGTCGCGTCGCCGAGCAGGAGGTGAAGCTGCTCGATCCGACATCGTTGCGGTACTACCAGGACTACGCGGATGGCGTGAACGCCTACCTCAAGCAGCGGTCGGGCGCGGGGCTGTCGCTGGAGTACGCCATCCTCGGCCTGCAGAATCCGTCCTATAAGCCGGAGCCCTGGACGCCCGCGGACTCGATCGCGTGGCTGAAGGCGATGGCATGGGACCTCCGGTCGAACCTCGAGGACGAGATCGACCGCGCGCTGCTGGCGACCAAGCTGAAGCCGGAGCAGGTCGCGGAACTCCATCCCGGCTACCCGTACACGGGCCACCCGACGATCACCGACCTCGGCGGCGGGAATCCGCGGACCGTCACGCCGGATGCCGAAGCGGGTGCCGCGGGAGCCGCGGACCAGTCCTCTGCGGACGCCTCCGCGCCGGCGCCGACCGCATACGCGTCGCAGCTGGAGCAGGTGGCCGCGAGTGTCGACTCCCTGCCGCAGCTGATGGGTCCGGCCGGCGACGGCATCGGATCCAACTCGTGGGTGATCGGCGGGGCGCACACCGCCAGCGGCAAGCCGCTCCTCGCCAACGACCCGCACCTCGGCGCCGCCCTGCCGTCGGTCTGGTACCAGATGGGCTTGCACTGCACGACGGTGGGGCCGGAGTGTCCGTTCGACGTGTCCGGCTTCAGCTTCTCCGGCTTCCCGGGCATCATCATCGGCCACAACGACCGCATCTCCTGGGGCTTCACCAACCTGGGTCCGGACGTCGCCGACCTGTTCGTCGAGAAGGTCACCGGCGACACGTACGAGTACGACGGCCGGCAGGTGCCGCTCGAGAAGCGCACGGAGCGCATCCGCGTCGCCGGCGGTAAGGACGTGACGATCACCGTCCGGTCGACCCGGCACGGGCCGATCGTGACGGACATCGGCGATGCGTACGCCGTGATCGCGAAGGACCAGGCGGGCAAGCTCGGTGTGCCCGCGCAGCAGTTCCAGCTGTCGCTGGCGTGGACGGCGCTGACCCCCGGCACGACCGCGAACGCGATCTTCGCCTTCGACACCGCCCGCGACTGGCCGAGCTTCCGGGCGGCGGCGCAGCAGTTCCAGGTTCCGTCGCAGAACCTGGTCTACGCCGACGTGGACGGCAACATCGGCTACCAGGCGCCCGGTCTCATCCCGGTCCGCTCGGGTGGCGACGGGACGATGCCGATGCCCGGCTGGAGCAGCGGGTACGGCTGGACGGGCACCATCCCGTTCGAGGAGCTGCCGTCGGTGTTCGACCCGCCGGCCGGATACATCGTCACAGCGAACAACGCCGCCGTCGGGCCGGGTTTCCCGCGGCTGATCACGGCGGACTGGGACCAGGGGTACCGCGCCAACCAGATCGAGGTGCGCCTGAGCGCCCTGATGGCGCAGGGGAAGAAGCTGACGTCGAAGGACATGTCGGACATCCAGGCGGACACCTACGACGCGAACGCGGCGAACCTCGTCCCGGTGATCCGCGCGGTCGCCGAGAAGCCGGATGCGTCCGCCGACGTGCAGCAGGCCGCCCGGCTGCTCGCCGACTGGGACTACCGCGACGATGCGGACAGCGCGGCCGCCGCCTACTTCGCGGTGTTCTGGCGGGAGCTGCTCCACGACATGTTCGCCCGCAAGATCCCGGCGGCCACCGCGCCGACCGGCGGCGACCGCTGGTTCACCGTCGTCGCCTCCCTGCTCGGGCAGCCGGAGTCGTCGTGGTGGGCGGACTCGGACCTCGGCACGTCCGACCGCGACTCGATGATCGCCTACGCCGCCGGTCAGGCGTGGAAGGAGACCGCCCACCAGCTGGGCGGCGACGTGTCGTCGTGGCGCTGGGACCGCCTCCACACGCTCACGCTGAAGAACGCGAGCCTGGGGGAGTCGGGCATCGCCCCCATCGAGGCGCTGCTGAACCGCGGGCCCTGGCACGTGGGCGGCGGCAGTAGCGTCGTGGATGCGGCGGGCTGGGATGCGACCGTCGGGTTCGCGGTGCAGCGCGTGCCGTCGATGCGGATGGTGGTGGACCTCTCCGACTTCGACAAGAGCACGTGGATCAACCTCACGGGAGCATCCGGTCACGCGTTCGACGCGCACTACACCGACCAGACCGACCTGTGGGCGGTGGGGAAGACGCGCCCGTGGCCGTTCACCCCCGCCGCGGTGAAGAAGGCGGCCGACCAGACCCTGACGCTGCGTCCCGCGCGCTGA
- a CDS encoding SACE_7040 family transcriptional regulator, translating into MTQPSPAAPLERPTQRSQAKADRRAALLESAATLFAERGFNGVSIEDLGAAVGVSGPAVYRHFSSKQAVLSALLIGVSERLLAGGQAVEQAAADAATALRSLIGFHIDFALGEPDTIRVQDRDLDSLDDAARRQVRRLQRRYVEVWMGVLGTLHPALADDELRVRVQATFGLLNSTPHTARVGALQVAPGVVRPVLERMAWAALTSP; encoded by the coding sequence ATGACCCAGCCGAGTCCCGCCGCTCCCCTCGAGCGGCCGACGCAGCGCAGCCAGGCCAAGGCCGACCGGCGTGCCGCGCTGCTCGAGTCCGCAGCGACGCTCTTCGCCGAGCGCGGCTTCAACGGCGTCTCGATCGAAGACCTCGGGGCGGCCGTCGGCGTGAGCGGCCCGGCGGTGTACCGTCACTTCTCCTCCAAGCAGGCCGTGCTGTCGGCGCTCCTGATCGGGGTGAGCGAGCGTCTGCTCGCAGGCGGTCAGGCGGTCGAGCAGGCTGCGGCGGATGCGGCGACGGCCCTGCGGTCGCTGATCGGCTTCCACATCGACTTCGCCCTCGGAGAGCCCGACACCATCCGCGTGCAGGACCGCGACCTCGACTCGCTCGACGATGCTGCCCGCCGCCAGGTCCGCCGGCTCCAGCGCCGTTACGTGGAGGTGTGGATGGGCGTGCTCGGCACCCTGCACCCCGCCCTCGCCGACGACGAGCTGCGCGTGCGCGTGCAGGCCACGTTCGGCCTCCTGAACTCGACGCCGCACACCGCGCGCGTAGGCGCCCTACAGGTCGCGCCCGGCGTCGTGCGCCCCGTCCTCGAGCGCATGGCGTGGGCCGCCCTCACCTCCCCCTGA
- a CDS encoding carboxyl transferase domain-containing protein, with the protein MPTLTSEASATDARFEQNDAAQRELVADLRRRLAVAAAGGPERARERHVARGKLLPRDRIDALLDEGSPFLELAPLAATGMYDDESPAAGVIAGIGLVAGRHVMVVCNDATVKGGTYYPMTVKKHLRAQEVALENRLPCIYLVDSGGAFLPMQDEVFPDRDHFGRIFYNQARLSAAKIPQIAAVLGSCTAGGAYVPAMSDETVIVRNQGTIFLGGPPLVKAAIGEIVSAEELGGGDLHARTSGVVDHLAEDDEHALAIVRDIVATLPPPAAPAWAVEAPVEPAADPAELYGVVPVDVQAPYDVHEVIARIVDGSGFHEFKPEYGTTLVTGFAHIHGHPVGIVANNGVLFSESALKGAHFIELCDQRGIPLLFLQNISGFMVGRDYEAGGIAKNGAKMVTAVATARVPKLTVVIGGSFGAGNYSMCGRAYSPRFLWMWPAARISVMGGQQAASVLATVKRDQLDARGEEWSSDDEAAFRAPIAAQYEEQGNPYYSTARLWDDGVIDPAETRTVLGLALDVVSRSPLPDTAFGLFRM; encoded by the coding sequence ATGCCGACCCTGACCAGTGAGGCGTCCGCGACGGACGCCCGGTTCGAGCAGAACGACGCCGCCCAGCGCGAGCTCGTCGCCGATCTGCGGCGGCGACTGGCCGTCGCGGCGGCCGGCGGCCCCGAGCGCGCCCGCGAGCGTCACGTCGCCCGTGGCAAGCTGCTGCCGCGCGACCGCATCGACGCCCTGCTCGACGAGGGCAGCCCGTTCCTCGAGCTGGCTCCGCTCGCCGCCACCGGGATGTACGACGACGAGAGCCCGGCGGCCGGCGTCATCGCCGGGATCGGCCTGGTCGCGGGCCGCCACGTCATGGTCGTGTGCAACGACGCGACGGTCAAAGGCGGGACGTACTACCCCATGACGGTCAAGAAGCACCTGCGGGCGCAGGAGGTGGCACTGGAGAACCGGCTGCCCTGCATCTACCTGGTCGACTCGGGAGGAGCGTTCCTGCCCATGCAGGACGAGGTCTTCCCGGACCGCGACCACTTCGGTCGCATCTTCTACAACCAGGCGCGGCTCTCCGCGGCGAAGATCCCGCAGATCGCCGCCGTGCTCGGCTCGTGCACCGCCGGCGGCGCCTACGTGCCCGCGATGAGCGACGAGACGGTGATCGTCCGCAACCAGGGCACCATCTTCCTCGGCGGTCCTCCGCTCGTGAAGGCGGCCATCGGCGAGATCGTCAGCGCGGAGGAGCTCGGCGGCGGCGACCTGCACGCCCGTACGTCCGGCGTGGTCGACCACCTGGCGGAGGACGACGAGCACGCGCTCGCCATCGTGCGCGACATCGTCGCGACGCTCCCGCCGCCCGCGGCGCCGGCCTGGGCGGTCGAAGCGCCGGTCGAGCCCGCGGCCGATCCGGCCGAGCTGTACGGGGTCGTCCCGGTCGACGTGCAGGCGCCCTACGACGTCCACGAGGTGATCGCGCGCATCGTCGACGGCAGCGGCTTCCACGAGTTCAAGCCGGAGTACGGCACCACACTCGTGACCGGCTTCGCACACATCCACGGGCATCCCGTCGGCATCGTCGCGAACAACGGCGTGCTGTTCAGCGAGTCCGCCCTCAAGGGCGCGCACTTCATCGAGCTGTGCGACCAGCGCGGCATCCCGCTGCTCTTCCTGCAGAACATCTCCGGCTTCATGGTCGGCCGCGACTACGAGGCGGGCGGGATCGCCAAGAACGGCGCCAAGATGGTCACGGCCGTCGCTACTGCCCGCGTGCCGAAGCTCACCGTGGTGATCGGCGGGTCCTTCGGCGCCGGCAACTACTCCATGTGCGGCCGGGCCTACTCGCCGCGCTTCCTGTGGATGTGGCCCGCCGCCCGCATCTCGGTGATGGGCGGCCAGCAGGCGGCCAGCGTTCTGGCCACCGTCAAGCGCGACCAGCTGGACGCGCGCGGCGAGGAGTGGTCCTCCGACGACGAGGCCGCGTTTCGCGCCCCGATCGCCGCCCAGTACGAGGAGCAGGGCAACCCGTACTACTCGACCGCCCGGCTCTGGGACGACGGGGTGATCGACCCCGCCGAGACCCGCACCGTGCTGGGCTTGGCGCTCGACGTCGTCTCCCGCTCGCCGCTGCCCGACACCGCCTTCGGGCTCTTCCGGATGTGA
- a CDS encoding acetyl/propionyl/methylcrotonyl-CoA carboxylase subunit alpha, translated as MTTTPFRTVLVANRGEIACRVIRTLQRLGIRSVAVYSDADRDAPHVALADVAVRLGPPAARESYLDVDQIVDAARRTGAEAVHPGYGFLSENPALAEACEAAGIVFVGPGVHALEVMGDKITAKHAVAEHDVPTIPGIAEPGLGDDDLIAAAERIGFPVLVKPSAGGGGKGMQAVRSAAELPEALRAARRVAAAAFGDDTLFLERLVASPRHIEVQVLADRHGGIVHLGERECSLQRRHQKVVEEAPSPLLDEVTRARIGEAACRVAESVGYVGAGTVEFLVSAEAPDEFFFMEMNTRLQVEHPVTELVTGLDLVEQQLRIAAGEPLSFAQEDVRLNGHAVEARVYAEDPERGFLPAAGHVLALREPEGDGVRVDSGIVAGIPIVTDYDPMLAKIVAWGEDRDQAFARLRGALAGTSILGAVSNLAWLVGLVSDDDVLAGRMDTTLIDRRFAEQTPAPVTEPELIAAALFAHRDRWQQPPAGVGAVWGAPTGWRPGRARPVRYDVDGVAVSVSGPVEDAMVTVVRDAADTSTPDARRASLRLREPDAAGRPAVALLDLDGETIRFDIARDGDTVWLAREGRSRPLRLRDRATRLAERLAAVDRGTLAAHPELRSPMPGTVVAVPVETGARVAAGDTVVVVEAMKMEHRLVAPVDGVVAVHVGPGDLVRLDQLVARVDADEADAADAADATLPIPSTSDVPPQPADAAPTRPAAAQR; from the coding sequence GTGACCACCACCCCCTTCCGCACCGTCCTCGTCGCCAACCGCGGCGAGATCGCCTGCCGCGTCATCCGCACCCTGCAGCGCCTGGGCATCCGCTCGGTCGCGGTCTACAGCGACGCCGACCGCGATGCGCCGCACGTCGCGCTCGCCGACGTCGCCGTGCGCCTCGGACCGCCCGCCGCGCGCGAGAGCTACCTGGATGTCGACCAGATCGTGGATGCGGCCCGCCGCACCGGCGCCGAGGCCGTCCACCCCGGCTACGGCTTCCTCTCCGAGAACCCGGCGCTCGCTGAGGCGTGCGAGGCGGCGGGCATCGTGTTCGTCGGCCCGGGCGTCCACGCGCTGGAGGTCATGGGCGACAAGATCACGGCGAAGCACGCGGTCGCCGAGCACGACGTTCCCACGATCCCCGGGATCGCCGAGCCGGGCCTCGGCGACGACGACCTGATCGCCGCCGCCGAGCGCATCGGGTTCCCCGTGCTGGTGAAGCCGTCGGCGGGCGGCGGGGGCAAGGGGATGCAGGCCGTGCGTTCCGCTGCCGAGCTCCCGGAGGCGCTGCGGGCGGCCCGACGCGTCGCCGCGGCCGCATTCGGCGACGACACCCTGTTCTTGGAGCGGCTGGTCGCCTCCCCTCGCCACATCGAGGTGCAGGTGCTCGCGGACCGCCACGGCGGGATCGTGCACCTGGGCGAGCGCGAGTGCTCGCTGCAGCGCCGTCACCAGAAGGTGGTGGAGGAGGCGCCGTCGCCACTGCTGGATGAGGTGACCCGGGCGCGCATCGGCGAGGCCGCCTGTCGTGTCGCCGAGAGCGTCGGCTATGTGGGCGCAGGCACGGTGGAGTTCCTGGTGTCGGCCGAGGCGCCGGACGAGTTCTTCTTCATGGAGATGAACACCCGGCTGCAGGTCGAGCATCCCGTGACCGAGCTGGTGACGGGTCTGGATCTCGTCGAGCAGCAGCTGCGGATCGCCGCGGGGGAGCCGCTGTCGTTCGCGCAGGAGGACGTGCGCCTGAACGGCCACGCCGTCGAGGCCCGCGTCTACGCGGAGGACCCGGAGCGCGGTTTCCTTCCCGCGGCCGGCCACGTGCTGGCGCTGCGCGAGCCGGAGGGCGACGGCGTGCGGGTCGACAGCGGCATCGTCGCGGGCATCCCGATCGTCACCGACTACGACCCCATGCTCGCCAAGATCGTCGCCTGGGGCGAGGACCGTGACCAGGCCTTCGCCCGGCTGCGCGGCGCGCTCGCCGGCACGAGTATCCTCGGCGCGGTCTCCAACCTGGCGTGGCTCGTCGGGCTCGTCTCCGACGACGACGTCCTGGCCGGACGGATGGACACCACCCTGATCGACCGCCGCTTCGCCGAGCAGACGCCCGCGCCGGTGACCGAGCCGGAGCTGATCGCGGCGGCGCTGTTCGCGCACCGTGATCGCTGGCAACAACCGCCGGCGGGAGTCGGCGCGGTGTGGGGTGCGCCGACGGGATGGCGTCCCGGCCGGGCGCGACCGGTGCGGTACGACGTGGACGGGGTGGCGGTGTCCGTCAGCGGACCGGTCGAGGATGCGATGGTCACCGTGGTTCGGGATGCAGCAGATACGTCGACGCCCGACGCCCGCCGCGCCTCCCTTCGTCTGCGCGAACCGGATGCGGCGGGCCGCCCCGCGGTCGCCCTCCTCGACCTCGACGGAGAGACCATCCGCTTCGACATCGCGCGCGACGGCGACACCGTGTGGCTGGCGCGTGAGGGCCGCTCCCGTCCGCTGCGGCTGCGCGACCGCGCGACGCGCCTCGCCGAGCGGCTGGCCGCGGTCGACCGCGGGACGCTCGCGGCGCATCCCGAGCTCCGCTCGCCCATGCCCGGCACCGTCGTCGCCGTCCCGGTCGAGACCGGCGCGCGCGTCGCCGCGGGCGACACGGTCGTCGTGGTCGAGGCGATGAAGATGGAGCACCGCCTGGTGGCGCCCGTCGACGGCGTCGTCGCGGTGCACGTCGGCCCCGGCGACCTCGTGCGGCTCGATCAGCTCGTCGCCCGCGTCGACGCCGACGAGGCGGACGCTGCCGACGCTGCCGACGCGACCCTGCCCATCCCGAGCACTTCCGACGTTCCG